Proteins from a single region of Platichthys flesus chromosome 16, fPlaFle2.1, whole genome shotgun sequence:
- the cenpx gene encoding centromere protein X, with translation MAEQQDAAPGFRKETVDKLLKGFFKEEKNKLSGDAALLMAELLKVFVEEAAVRSLKQAESEDCNQVDIEHFEKILPQLLLDF, from the exons ATGGCGGAGCAGCAGGATGCGGCACCAGGCTTTAGAAAG GAGACCGTGGACAAACTCTTGAAAGGTTTCTtcaaggaggagaaaaacaaac TGAGCGGGGATGCCGCCCTGCTGATGGCCGAGCTGCTGAAAGTGTTTGTGGAAG AAGCTGCCGTGAGGTCACTGAAACAAGCCGAATCCGAAGACTGCAACCAAGTAGATATCGAGCACTTTGAAAAGATCCTACCTCAGCTG ctgctggacttCTAG
- the LOC133971572 gene encoding heterogeneous nuclear ribonucleoproteins A1 homolog has product MDAPKKRVYISLPKKFMSALGENYELDHGLVIKGLNPYLNEGYIQAYFREWGTVTRCKISKGSNKENTKAVAYVRFFLEDEADRADWAGPHFIGGNEVGVRRVVSPKVEEDESEAEIIAAAASKPRPRRSMGLGYILEDAQWLDDKMEEEEE; this is encoded by the exons ATGGACGCACCAAAAAAAAGAGTGTACATCAGTCTTCCAAAGAAATTCATGTCTGCTTTGGGTGAAAACTATGAACTG GATCATGGACTGGTGATAAAAGGTCTGAACCCGTATTTGAACGAAGGATATATACAAGCTTACTTTAGAGAATGGGGCACCGTCACAAGGTGTAAG ATTAGCAAGGGCTCCAACAAGGAGAATACTAAGGCTGTGGCCTATGTGAGGTTTTTTTTGGAGGATGAAGCAGACAGAGCAGACTGGGCCGGTCCTCACTTTATTGGAGGCAATGAAGTGGGAGTGAGACGAGTTGTGAGTCCAAAG GTCGAGGAGGATGAATCAGAGGCGGAGATCatcgcagcagcagcttcaaagCCGAGACCACGGCGATCAATGGGTCTGGGCTACATACTGGAAGATGCTCAGTGGTTAGATGATAaaatggaagaagaagaagaataa